A genomic stretch from Pararhizobium sp. IMCC21322 includes:
- a CDS encoding sugar-binding protein, with product MKYLKSIVMAASVALVASHSFAQEKPAMAFVVNAASDFWKLAEAGVKAAQAELPGYDLQFRYPAQGTAALQNALMDDLVVAGADAIMISSADPKNSIDAFNRIAAQVPLFTTDSDAPDSERIAYLGSSNSDAGVQAGEIAVEAMPQGGKCMGFVGFLGADNAVERIAGFRSAVEGSGIELVDVRGDDVDFARARSNVDDVLAANPDIDCMVGFYSYNPPKIYEALQAAGKLGQVTVIAFDEDPITLGAVREGSFAGTVVQDPYQWGYQGMKLMAAYLEGDKSEVPADGLIIVPTKIITKSNVDAFEAELKARVGG from the coding sequence ATGAAATATCTCAAATCGATTGTTATGGCCGCAAGCGTAGCGCTTGTTGCAAGCCATTCTTTTGCACAGGAAAAACCTGCAATGGCGTTTGTCGTCAACGCCGCATCTGATTTCTGGAAACTTGCTGAGGCTGGCGTTAAAGCGGCCCAGGCAGAGTTGCCGGGCTATGATCTGCAGTTCCGCTACCCCGCTCAGGGCACTGCTGCACTCCAGAATGCTCTCATGGACGATCTTGTTGTTGCCGGGGCTGATGCGATCATGATTTCATCGGCCGATCCGAAAAATTCTATTGATGCCTTCAACCGAATTGCGGCCCAGGTGCCGCTCTTCACGACCGACAGTGATGCACCCGATAGCGAGCGTATTGCGTATCTTGGTTCATCCAACTCAGATGCCGGCGTTCAGGCAGGTGAGATTGCAGTTGAAGCAATGCCACAGGGTGGCAAATGCATGGGCTTTGTCGGGTTTCTGGGCGCCGACAACGCAGTTGAACGTATTGCTGGCTTTCGCAGTGCAGTTGAGGGCTCAGGGATAGAGCTTGTCGACGTACGCGGAGATGATGTGGATTTCGCGCGTGCACGTTCCAATGTTGATGATGTGTTGGCTGCCAATCCGGACATTGATTGCATGGTCGGATTCTATTCCTACAATCCACCAAAAATATATGAAGCTCTGCAAGCTGCTGGCAAGCTGGGACAGGTGACTGTGATCGCTTTTGATGAGGATCCGATCACACTTGGTGCCGTGCGTGAAGGCAGTTTCGCGGGAACCGTGGTACAAGACCCTTATCAATGGGGCTACCAGGGCATGAAGCTCATGGCAGCCTATCTGGAAGGTGACAAGTCGGAAGTCCCGGCAGATGGACTTATAATTGTTCCAACCAAGATTATCACCAAATCCAATGTTGATGCATTTGAAGCAGAGCTGAAAGCGCGCGTAGGCGGATAG
- a CDS encoding substrate-binding domain-containing protein, which yields MNIKKVAITALCLSSLVAGSAVAQDKKTLAIVVKGLDNPFFEQINLGCKKWMSENADSAYECLYTGPASSSDEAGEVQIVDDLLVRGVAAIAISPSNAPAMANRIRAIAPTIPVMTLDADFLEQDRDLRKTYLGTDNYLMGVKMAEQASKLKSNGGTVCLQLGNVAADNINARAQGFRDTIAGSMKVDRLTGQNGWTEIAGCPLYTNDQADIANQQMSDVFTANQDLDAFILIGGWAQFAPQAYAQVTDQVMDKLNSKELIIIAGDTLPPQTKAFREGRSHSQVGQRPFEMGYRAPDVMIQLINGEKVDDPLYTGLDICTAEDAGFCAAK from the coding sequence ATGAATATAAAGAAAGTGGCCATAACGGCATTATGCCTATCATCATTGGTGGCCGGATCGGCTGTCGCCCAGGATAAAAAAACTCTGGCGATTGTCGTCAAAGGACTCGACAATCCGTTTTTCGAACAAATCAATCTTGGCTGTAAAAAGTGGATGTCCGAGAATGCGGACAGCGCGTATGAATGCCTTTACACCGGACCGGCGTCGTCTTCCGATGAGGCTGGCGAAGTGCAGATCGTCGATGACCTTCTGGTTCGGGGCGTTGCCGCTATAGCAATCTCACCATCGAACGCCCCCGCTATGGCGAACCGCATTCGCGCCATCGCGCCAACTATTCCGGTGATGACATTGGATGCGGATTTCCTTGAGCAGGATCGCGATCTGCGAAAAACCTACCTTGGAACCGACAACTACCTGATGGGCGTAAAAATGGCCGAGCAGGCAAGCAAACTCAAGTCGAATGGCGGTACAGTCTGCCTTCAACTCGGCAATGTCGCTGCGGACAACATCAACGCCCGTGCACAAGGCTTCCGCGATACTATTGCCGGCTCAATGAAAGTTGATCGCCTGACCGGTCAGAATGGCTGGACCGAGATCGCGGGCTGTCCGCTTTACACCAATGATCAGGCTGACATTGCGAACCAGCAAATGTCAGACGTGTTCACAGCAAATCAGGATCTGGATGCATTCATCCTGATCGGTGGATGGGCACAATTTGCGCCACAGGCCTATGCGCAAGTGACTGATCAGGTGATGGACAAGCTCAACAGCAAAGAACTGATCATCATTGCTGGTGACACTTTGCCACCTCAAACCAAGGCCTTCCGGGAAGGTCGCAGCCATTCACAGGTTGGACAGCGCCCATTTGAAATGGGTTATCGGGCGCCAGATGTGATGATCCAACTCATCAATGGCGAAAAAGTAGATGACCCTTTGTATACCGGTCTTGATATCTGCACTGCAGAAGATGCCGGATTTTGTGCCGCTAAATAA
- a CDS encoding sulfatase-like hydrolase/transferase, with the protein MTIRNVLFLFSDQHNQKVAGCYGDSVVQTPNIDKLAQDGVRFDNAYCPSPICVPSRMASLTARWPHRQECWTNDDILRSDLPSWLHAAGAAGYAPVLIGRLHAIGPDQMHGYAERQGGDHSPNWQGAPRQSMGVLSETNDPTPASLQKSGPGYSAYQQKDADITEAAIDWLTHQAPALNADGKPFCLTVGLMLPHPPYVVDDEAYDLYAGKVPPPELGPDAADHAFHRWWRDNRGVTDLTSEEADRARTAYWGLVHRMDEMIGRVLEALEAAGLMENTLIIYASDHGEHLGERGLWWKHTFYEESVKVPLIMRLPGVLPAGEVRDQVVNLVDLSQTMLEAMGADQLPHADGRSFWSLAQNATASWSNETFSEYCTDIVPAWTGGRAVQQRMIRSDQWKLIIYNDEAPQLFDLNADPSEQHNLADDPEYRQTQHGLMARLTQNWDPTAIAKRMLERRVEKDIVLKWAQQTNPASTHIWDFSPDINKLSGGQSDG; encoded by the coding sequence ATGACAATCCGCAATGTCCTGTTTCTGTTTTCTGACCAGCACAACCAGAAAGTCGCCGGTTGCTATGGCGATAGCGTGGTGCAAACCCCCAATATCGATAAATTGGCGCAGGATGGCGTGCGGTTTGACAATGCCTACTGTCCCTCCCCCATCTGCGTTCCCAGCCGGATGGCCAGCCTCACAGCGCGCTGGCCGCATCGGCAGGAATGCTGGACGAATGACGATATATTGCGCTCCGATCTGCCAAGCTGGCTGCATGCGGCAGGCGCTGCGGGTTATGCGCCGGTTCTGATCGGGCGGCTCCATGCCATCGGGCCGGATCAGATGCATGGCTATGCGGAACGACAGGGCGGAGATCACAGCCCCAACTGGCAGGGCGCGCCGCGCCAGTCCATGGGCGTGTTGAGTGAAACCAATGATCCAACACCGGCATCGCTGCAAAAATCCGGTCCCGGATACAGCGCCTATCAGCAAAAGGACGCCGATATTACCGAGGCGGCCATTGACTGGTTGACCCATCAGGCCCCGGCCTTGAATGCGGACGGCAAACCCTTCTGCCTGACCGTGGGGCTGATGCTGCCACACCCGCCTTATGTGGTGGATGATGAGGCTTATGATCTTTACGCAGGCAAGGTGCCACCGCCTGAATTGGGGCCGGACGCCGCCGATCATGCCTTTCACCGCTGGTGGCGTGACAATCGTGGTGTCACAGATCTGACATCGGAAGAGGCGGACCGGGCAAGAACAGCCTATTGGGGTCTGGTTCACCGCATGGATGAGATGATCGGCCGGGTTCTTGAGGCGCTTGAAGCTGCCGGGCTGATGGAGAACACGCTGATCATCTACGCCTCAGATCATGGCGAACATCTGGGCGAGCGTGGCCTTTGGTGGAAACACACATTCTATGAGGAATCGGTCAAGGTTCCGCTCATTATGCGCCTGCCGGGTGTACTGCCTGCAGGAGAGGTCCGCGATCAGGTGGTCAACCTTGTCGACCTCAGCCAAACCATGCTTGAGGCGATGGGTGCAGACCAATTGCCCCATGCTGATGGACGCAGTTTCTGGAGCCTGGCACAGAATGCCACGGCAAGCTGGAGCAACGAAACCTTTTCCGAATATTGCACGGACATCGTTCCGGCATGGACCGGAGGACGGGCGGTGCAGCAGCGCATGATCCGCTCCGATCAGTGGAAACTGATCATCTACAATGATGAAGCGCCGCAGCTTTTTGATCTCAACGCCGATCCATCTGAACAGCACAATCTGGCAGATGATCCGGAGTATCGCCAAACCCAGCACGGCTTGATGGCACGCCTCACGCAGAATTGGGACCCGACAGCAATTGCAAAACGGATGCTGGAGCGCCGCGTTGAAAAGGACATCGTGCTGAAATGGGCGCAGCAAACCAACCCAGCCAGCACCCATATCTGGGATTTCTCACCCGATATCAACAAACTGAGCGGCGGTCAGTCAGACGGCTGA
- a CDS encoding GntR family transcriptional regulator, translated as MTEPLRTMAYARFRESLFDRRLKPGQFVSQRELSELLDVPMGAIREALKRLEADGLISLIAQRGVQIADVNVAFINDAFEFRIMIESEAVRRSAETPDVERLTDLRSRTQQIIEETNATPSDDLMQAGLQIDLELHEFLVSAFTNSLIRQSYQQLEDKVRLIRLNGTYTVDRLRAAMHEHLEIIDALLAGDEQAAVASLNAHLTTSWRRSLGLPPDLRSRQSSEPQ; from the coding sequence ATGACTGAACCTTTAAGAACCATGGCCTATGCCCGATTCCGGGAAAGCCTTTTTGACCGGCGCCTCAAGCCCGGCCAGTTTGTGTCCCAGCGCGAACTGAGCGAATTGCTTGATGTGCCTATGGGGGCCATTCGTGAAGCGCTTAAGCGCTTGGAAGCGGATGGCCTCATCAGTCTTATTGCGCAGCGTGGCGTTCAGATTGCTGATGTGAATGTGGCTTTTATCAACGACGCCTTCGAATTCAGGATTATGATTGAATCAGAAGCTGTGCGGCGCAGTGCCGAGACGCCAGATGTTGAGCGACTCACCGATCTGAGGTCCAGAACACAGCAAATCATTGAAGAGACCAACGCTACCCCGTCAGATGATCTGATGCAGGCCGGATTACAAATCGATCTGGAGCTTCACGAGTTTCTGGTGTCCGCGTTCACCAACAGTCTGATCCGCCAATCCTATCAGCAATTGGAAGACAAGGTGCGACTGATCCGACTGAACGGGACATATACCGTTGATCGTCTGCGCGCTGCGATGCATGAGCATCTTGAGATCATCGATGCGCTTCTGGCGGGTGATGAGCAGGCTGCTGTGGCCAGTCTCAACGCCCATCTGACGACGTCCTGGCGTCGCTCGTTAGGACTGCCCCCGGATCTGCGCTCAAGACAAAGCAGTGAACCGCAATGA
- a CDS encoding ABC transporter permease, with translation MQKKDIGLGVLVITVGVLVALVNPRFLSPINLANTANLIGLFGLFSIAGAFVIVTAGIDLSVGSVIALMGVIFIDLTASGNVAWPLALVVVILLSICIGFLHGWLITRLKLQPFVVTLCGLLIYRGIARFYTKDGTAGFSFGSDFPMLEFLVAGRSAGVPHSAIAFGVVAIMAWFLLHRTVFGRHLFAVGKNEQAARYSGIKTERVIILAYVLCTFLTGIAAVFFAMYTRSVQPSSHGNFYELYGIAAAVLGGFSLRGGEGSIIGVVLGVILLQELQNLVNLLGIPSSLNFAVMGSVILAGVIADTQFSRYRDARRQSIAMAALEDSAKRQTN, from the coding sequence ATGCAGAAAAAAGATATTGGATTAGGCGTTCTTGTGATCACCGTTGGTGTGCTCGTCGCTCTCGTCAATCCACGCTTTCTGTCGCCGATAAATCTTGCCAATACGGCCAATCTCATTGGCCTTTTCGGGTTATTCTCGATTGCGGGTGCTTTTGTCATCGTAACGGCTGGCATTGATCTATCTGTGGGGTCGGTGATTGCATTGATGGGTGTCATTTTTATAGACCTCACCGCAAGCGGGAATGTTGCCTGGCCGCTGGCACTGGTAGTCGTCATTTTGCTGTCGATTTGTATTGGGTTTTTGCACGGCTGGCTGATAACCAGGCTGAAACTCCAGCCTTTCGTCGTCACGTTATGCGGATTGTTGATCTATCGCGGTATTGCTCGGTTTTACACCAAAGATGGCACGGCCGGGTTTAGCTTTGGATCGGATTTTCCAATGCTGGAATTCCTGGTGGCAGGACGAAGCGCCGGAGTGCCGCATTCCGCAATTGCATTTGGGGTGGTGGCGATTATGGCATGGTTTCTGCTACACCGAACGGTATTCGGTCGCCATCTTTTCGCGGTCGGCAAGAATGAACAAGCGGCCCGCTATTCGGGTATAAAAACGGAACGGGTCATTATTCTGGCCTATGTGCTTTGTACTTTCCTGACAGGCATCGCCGCAGTTTTCTTTGCTATGTATACCCGCTCGGTTCAGCCGTCCTCCCATGGCAATTTTTACGAACTTTACGGCATCGCAGCGGCGGTCCTTGGTGGCTTTTCACTGCGCGGAGGCGAAGGCTCGATCATCGGCGTGGTGTTGGGCGTGATCCTGTTGCAGGAACTACAAAATCTCGTAAATCTTCTTGGCATTCCCTCTTCACTGAATTTCGCTGTGATGGGAAGCGTCATTCTCGCTGGTGTTATTGCCGATACTCAATTTTCCCGCTACCGCGATGCTCGCCGCCAGTCAATTGCGATGGCAGCGCTGGAGGACAGTGCAAAACGCCAAACGAACTGA
- a CDS encoding NAD(P)-dependent oxidoreductase has protein sequence MKLLVTGVTGKVGQVFLPAFLSARRFSEWDVVVLCNNRVIESSERVSVISGSMSDEAVVADALCDVTHVVHMASVKESPDLIFDVALKGLFVLLEEYRKSDQAKQFVLLSGDCVVGHIFHEYAAPITEASAPRAYSGCYALTKVLEEAMLEQFGNQYGVNWSTLRAPWIMDKDDFRYALEFGEGQFGGPPWTDMVDAQLLQRYSNGQFVPVLRDAGGQHLKRSFLHVDDLVSAILATIDNPQADRQLFNIAMNEPVDYGAIGELLHAKKGLEPVVIDTPFHSNWLDNSKARMMLGWRPEISLEQLIDRAWKYKREENDPRVVWYPG, from the coding sequence ATGAAGCTGTTGGTGACAGGTGTTACGGGAAAAGTCGGGCAGGTATTCCTTCCCGCATTCCTGTCTGCACGCCGCTTCTCAGAATGGGATGTTGTTGTGCTGTGCAACAATCGGGTCATTGAATCATCAGAGCGCGTTTCCGTAATTTCCGGATCGATGTCTGATGAGGCAGTTGTCGCAGATGCACTTTGTGATGTGACTCATGTTGTCCACATGGCATCCGTCAAGGAATCGCCGGATTTGATCTTTGACGTGGCTCTGAAGGGGCTATTCGTGTTGCTGGAGGAATACCGTAAATCGGATCAGGCAAAGCAGTTTGTCCTGCTCAGTGGCGACTGTGTCGTCGGCCATATATTCCACGAATACGCCGCCCCGATTACCGAGGCATCTGCGCCCAGGGCCTATTCTGGTTGCTACGCGCTGACCAAGGTTCTGGAAGAGGCTATGCTGGAGCAATTCGGCAATCAATATGGCGTGAATTGGTCCACGCTTCGCGCGCCATGGATAATGGACAAAGATGACTTCCGTTACGCGCTTGAGTTTGGTGAGGGGCAGTTCGGAGGACCTCCCTGGACGGATATGGTCGACGCGCAATTGCTCCAGCGCTACAGCAATGGTCAGTTTGTTCCGGTCCTGAGAGACGCAGGCGGTCAACACCTGAAACGAAGTTTCCTGCATGTCGACGATTTGGTCTCCGCTATTCTGGCGACAATCGACAATCCGCAGGCGGATAGACAATTATTCAACATAGCAATGAATGAACCCGTTGATTACGGCGCGATTGGTGAGCTTCTCCACGCAAAAAAAGGGCTTGAGCCCGTGGTGATCGACACCCCATTTCACAGCAATTGGCTCGATAATTCCAAGGCGCGGATGATGCTTGGCTGGAGACCCGAAATAAGTCTTGAACAGCTGATTGACCGTGCCTGGAAATATAAGCGCGAGGAGAATGATCCGCGCGTGGTTTGGTATCCCGGATGA
- a CDS encoding sugar ABC transporter ATP-binding protein: protein MSEYRNKPISLELVGITKVYPGAIALDNVSLNISGGEVVGLIGENGAGKSTLMKVLSGAIAPDEGKIFIDAKEAGSLTPAGVNKCGIAFVHQELNPFSNLDVTANVLLGREIRHGFFGFVDRPSMEKKVAPILKMLGTRFGPRDAVSELSLADQQLLEIARALSIDLRLLILDEPTSSLTISETNRLLAVIRQLSAEGVAVLFITHRLAEIEKVASRVVALRDGCNAGELKRDDINKDQMVHMMIGRDVTQFYEKTDHVPGKPVLKATALRTKVNPHHSIDLCLRAGEIHCMTGLVGAGRSELARALFCIDPIEGGCIEVEGKPLSRHSVPEAIAAGICLVPEDRKAEGLFLDFTILENIAMPSHGALSKYGFVNSTLETALANASKQKLQIKMASLSNAVAELSGGNQQKVVLAKWLAMKPKVIILDEPTRGIDIGAKAEVYRLMQSLAAQGVALLIISSDMEEVIGIADKVTVMCRGHISGVLARDELTEENILRLAVE, encoded by the coding sequence ATGTCTGAATACAGAAACAAGCCCATATCGCTGGAACTCGTTGGAATCACTAAAGTCTATCCCGGTGCGATTGCGTTGGATAATGTTTCGCTGAACATAAGTGGCGGAGAAGTCGTTGGTCTGATCGGTGAAAACGGCGCAGGAAAGTCGACGTTGATGAAGGTACTCAGTGGCGCCATCGCTCCAGATGAGGGCAAGATCTTTATCGATGCAAAGGAGGCCGGTTCTTTGACGCCTGCTGGTGTCAATAAGTGCGGCATCGCATTTGTACATCAGGAACTGAACCCGTTTTCCAATCTTGACGTTACGGCCAATGTGCTTCTGGGACGCGAAATACGGCACGGATTTTTCGGTTTTGTAGATCGTCCGTCCATGGAGAAAAAGGTTGCTCCAATTCTCAAAATGCTTGGGACGCGTTTTGGTCCCCGTGACGCTGTTTCCGAACTGTCTCTGGCCGACCAGCAATTGCTTGAAATCGCACGCGCGCTGTCAATCGACCTGCGATTGTTGATCCTGGATGAACCAACCTCGAGCCTTACGATATCAGAGACCAATCGGCTGCTCGCTGTCATTCGGCAGTTGAGCGCTGAAGGTGTGGCAGTGCTTTTCATCACCCACCGGCTGGCGGAGATCGAGAAGGTGGCAAGCCGTGTTGTGGCGCTTCGCGATGGCTGTAATGCCGGAGAATTGAAACGCGATGATATCAACAAAGACCAGATGGTTCACATGATGATTGGTCGTGACGTGACCCAGTTTTACGAGAAAACCGATCACGTTCCCGGAAAGCCTGTGCTGAAAGCGACTGCTCTACGCACGAAAGTCAATCCGCACCATTCAATTGACCTTTGTCTGCGCGCTGGTGAAATACATTGCATGACCGGACTGGTCGGTGCCGGACGCAGTGAACTTGCACGAGCGTTATTCTGTATTGACCCGATTGAGGGCGGCTGCATTGAAGTAGAAGGGAAACCTCTTTCGAGGCATTCCGTTCCTGAAGCGATTGCAGCCGGTATTTGCCTGGTACCAGAAGACCGCAAGGCTGAAGGCCTCTTCCTTGATTTCACGATCCTTGAAAATATTGCAATGCCCAGCCACGGAGCGCTTTCAAAATATGGATTTGTCAATTCGACCTTGGAAACGGCGTTGGCAAATGCTTCAAAACAGAAACTTCAGATCAAAATGGCCAGTCTCAGCAATGCTGTTGCAGAGCTTTCGGGCGGGAACCAGCAGAAGGTGGTTCTTGCAAAATGGCTGGCCATGAAACCCAAAGTGATCATCCTTGATGAACCCACTCGTGGAATTGATATCGGTGCCAAGGCTGAAGTCTATCGCCTGATGCAGAGCCTTGCAGCCCAAGGCGTAGCTTTGCTGATCATTTCATCAGACATGGAAGAGGTGATCGGCATCGCTGATAAGGTCACCGTTATGTGCCGTGGCCATATCTCTGGTGTCCTCGCCCGCGATGAATTGACAGAGGAAAATATTCTTCGCCTCGCAGTTGAATAG
- a CDS encoding ATP-binding cassette domain-containing protein, which yields MTRLVLSAISKNFGAIQALSDVSLTIEPGEVLGLMGDNGAGKSTLVKIIAGNFRPSAGEIGIDGKPMIFHQPIDAQREGIEMVYQDLALCDNLSAASNVFLGREPRRGFGPIKYINFSRMNSVSAELFKLLKSETRPRDLVRRMSGGQRQAVAIARTLLSEPKIVMMDEPTAAISVRQVAEVLDLIRRLRDRGISVILISHRMPDVFTVSDRIAVLRRGRIVAHKAMTESSPEEVTGLITGAIDVA from the coding sequence ATGACGCGACTGGTTTTGTCGGCAATATCAAAGAATTTCGGAGCGATTCAGGCGCTATCGGATGTGTCGCTCACAATCGAGCCGGGAGAGGTCCTGGGATTGATGGGAGACAATGGCGCGGGCAAATCCACACTCGTCAAAATTATTGCCGGAAATTTTCGTCCCTCAGCGGGAGAAATTGGAATTGACGGGAAGCCGATGATCTTCCACCAGCCCATCGATGCCCAGCGCGAAGGCATAGAGATGGTTTATCAGGACCTGGCGCTTTGCGACAATTTGTCTGCCGCGTCGAATGTATTCCTTGGCAGGGAGCCAAGGCGTGGCTTTGGTCCGATAAAGTATATCAACTTTTCCCGCATGAACTCGGTTTCGGCTGAACTGTTCAAGCTACTCAAATCAGAAACCCGCCCGCGCGATCTTGTAAGGCGGATGTCCGGCGGTCAGCGCCAGGCGGTCGCAATTGCCCGTACGCTCCTTTCGGAGCCCAAGATCGTTATGATGGATGAGCCCACAGCTGCCATTTCGGTCCGCCAAGTCGCAGAAGTGCTGGATCTGATCCGCCGCCTGAGAGATCGCGGCATCAGCGTTATTCTCATCAGCCACAGAATGCCTGACGTCTTTACCGTATCCGATAGGATTGCCGTGCTGCGCCGCGGTCGAATTGTTGCGCATAAGGCAATGACGGAATCGTCTCCTGAGGAAGTTACCGGTCTCATCACGGGCGCTATCGACGTCGCGTAA